In Solanum stenotomum isolate F172 chromosome 6, ASM1918654v1, whole genome shotgun sequence, one DNA window encodes the following:
- the LOC125868094 gene encoding uncharacterized protein LOC125868094 isoform X2 — MGDCLVVHTDRLVKANGAEIMDGKNPEMVGSSSAIAVDEKKVLEEEEEEEGDEEVPLIGKAECRICQEEDSLDKLESPCACSGSLKYTHRTCVQHWCNEKGDITCEICHQQYQPGYTVPPRPVAEETIIDIGGGWQISGTPLNLHDPRVLAIAEAERQLLEAEYDDYNSANASGAAFCRSAALILMALLLLRHALPMTETDGDDEDPTAFFSLFLLRAVGFLLPCYIMLWAISILQQRRQREEAAALAATQFAVVLHSGQPRSVQFTIASAAPATPAAPASVDNV, encoded by the exons ATGGGAGATTGTTTGGTGGTGCATACGGATCGTCTTGTGAAGGCTAATGGAGCTGAGATTATGGATGGGAAGAATCCTGAAATGGTGGGGTCTTCGTCGGCAATTGCTGTAGATGAGAAGAAGGTgctggaggaggaggaggaggaggagggtgATGAGGAGGTGCCGTTAATTGGTAAAGCAGAGTGCAGGATTTGCCAGGAGGAGGATTCTTTGGACAAGTTGGAGAGCCCATGTGCTTGCAGTGGAAGTCTCAAG TACACACACCGAACATGTGTTCAACACTGGTGCAATGAGAAGGGGGATATTACTTGTGAGATTTGCCATCAG CAATACCAGCCTGGTTACACTGTTCCTCCTCGACCTGTGGCTGAAGAGACAATTATTGATATTGG GGGAGGATGGCAAATCTCTGGCACTCCTTTGAATTTACATGATCCTCGCGTCTTGGCAATTGCAGAGGCTGAACGCCAACTTCTGGAAGCTGAATATGATGATTACAATTCTGCAAATGCAAGTGGTGCAGCATTCTGTCGATCTGCTGCTTTAATT TTGATGGCTCTTCTACTCTTGCGCCATGCATTACCAATGACAGAAACGGATGGAGATGATGAAGATCCAACTGCTTTCTTTTCG CTTTTCTTACTTCGGGCAGTTGGCTTTCTTTTACCCTGCTACATCATGCTCTGGGCCATCAGCATTTTGCAGCAGCGCAGGCAAAGAGAG GAAGCTGCAGCATTGGCAGCAACACAATTTGCAGTTGTGTTACACTCTGGACAGCCGAGAAGTGTACAGTTTACCATAGCATCAGCTGCACCAGCAACACCAGCAGCGCCTGCTTCAGTGGATAACGTTTAA
- the LOC125868094 gene encoding uncharacterized protein LOC125868094 isoform X1: MGDCLVVHTDRLVKANGAEIMDGKNPEMVGSSSAIAVDEKKVLEEEEEEEGDEEVPLIGKAECRICQEEDSLDKLESPCACSGSLKYTHRTCVQHWCNEKGDITCEICHQQYQPGYTVPPRPVAEETIIDIGGGWQISGTPLNLHDPRVLAIAEAERQLLEAEYDDYNSANASGAAFCRSAALILMALLLLRHALPMTETDGDDEDPTAFFSLFLLRAVGFLLPCYIMLWAISILQQRRQREEAAALAATQFAVVLHSGQPRSVQFTIASAAPATPAAPASVDNV, translated from the exons ATGGGAGATTGTTTGGTGGTGCATACGGATCGTCTTGTGAAGGCTAATGGAGCTGAGATTATGGATGGGAAGAATCCTGAAATGGTGGGGTCTTCGTCGGCAATTGCTGTAGATGAGAAGAAGGTgctggaggaggaggaggaggaggagggtgATGAGGAGGTGCCGTTAATTGGTAAAGCAGAGTGCAGGATTTGCCAGGAGGAGGATTCTTTGGACAAGTTGGAGAGCCCATGTGCTTGCAGTGGAAGTCTCAAG TACACACACCGAACATGTGTTCAACACTGGTGCAATGAGAAGGGGGATATTACTTGTGAGATTTGCCATCAG CAATACCAGCCTGGTTACACTGTTCCTCCTCGACCTGTGGCTGAGGAGACAATTATTGATATTGG GGGAGGATGGCAAATCTCTGGCACTCCTTTGAATTTACATGATCCTCGCGTCTTGGCAATTGCAGAGGCTGAACGCCAACTTCTGGAAGCTGAATATGATGATTACAATTCTGCAAATGCAAGTGGTGCAGCATTCTGTCGATCTGCTGCTTTAATT TTGATGGCTCTTCTACTCTTGCGCCATGCATTACCAATGACAGAAACGGATGGAGATGATGAAGATCCAACTGCTTTCTTTTCG CTTTTCTTACTTCGGGCAGTTGGCTTTCTTTTACCCTGCTACATCATGCTCTGGGCCATCAGCATTTTGCAGCAGCGCAGGCAAAGAGAG GAAGCTGCAGCATTGGCAGCAACACAATTTGCAGTTGTGTTACACTCTGGACAGCCGAGAAGTGTACAGTTTACCATAGCATCAGCTGCACCAGCAACACCAGCAGCGCCTGCTTCAGTGGATAACGTTTAA
- the LOC125866998 gene encoding probable apyrase 6 gives MRRSNARKINRVDNKSQTMESAKLQYRPSRSSHRSPNRNSSKSKSRIFCYTSIVFVIAFLCYVFVFSSHVRFSVKRKYGIVIDGGSTGTRIHVFEYEVRNGVPVYDFGDKGLVSMRVNPGLSAYAEEPEMASESVGKLVEFGKQNVPQEYWSSTEIRLMATAGMRLLDSGVQEKILEVCRGVLRDSGLKFMDDWASVISGSDEGLYAWVIANYALGTLGSDPLQTTGIIELGGASAQVTFVSNEPMPPEYSRTIKFRNFTYRIYSHSLLQFGQNVAFDLLLESLVARGHHQAPERIKLMDPCSPRGYPHNLMSLKLSPSSLSDRTRHLSSLYPSGNFSECRSASLSLLQKDKESCPYKSCYIGSTFMPKLQGNFLATENFFYTSRFFGLPPKAFLSDLMAAGKSFCEEDWSSLKSKYPSLQEEDLHRYCFSSAYILALLHDSLGIALDDDRIGYANQVENIPLDWALGAFILQSTAELDKEHSGWFANMFSEDSLILLLFFAFFILVMFTAWYVSKWRKPQLKTVYDLEKGKYIVTRVGRCS, from the exons atgcGCCGATCCAATGCCCGTAAAATAAATCGTGTTGATAACAAGAGTCAGACAATGGAATCGGCTAAATTGCAATACCGACCAAGTAGATCTTCTCATCGGAGTCCTAATCGGAATAGTTCTAAATCGAAATCGAGAATCTTTTGTTACACTTCGATAgtgtttgttattgcttttttatgttatgtttttgTGTTTTCGAGTCATGTTAGGTTTTCTGTGAAGAGGAAATATGGGATTGTGATTGATGGAGGAAGTACAGGGACGAGGATTCATGTGTTTGAGTATGAGGTTAGGAATGGGGTACCGGTGTATGATTTTGGGGATAAGGGTTTGGTTTCGATGAGGGTGAATCCGGGGTTATCGGCTTATGCTGAAGAACCGGAGATGGCGAGTGAATCAGTGGGGAAGTTGGTGGAGTTTGGTAAGCAAAATGTACCTCAGGAATATTGGAGTTCGACAGAGATTAGGTTGATGGCTACTGCTGGAATGAGGTTATTAGATTCGGGTGTACAGGAAAAGATTTTAGAAGTGTGTCGAGGGGTACTGAGGGATTCGGGTTTAAAGTTTATGGATGATTGGGCTTCTGTTATTTCAG gaTCTGATGAGGGTTTATATGCCTGGGTTATTGCTAATTATGCCCTTGGTACTCTTGGTAGTGATCCTTTGCAAACAACTGGGATAATTGAACTTGGTGGTGCATCTGCGCAG GTAACTTTTGTTTCTAACGAGCCTATGCCCCCAGAATATTCTCGTACCATTAAATTCAGGAACTTTACCTACAGGATCTACAGTCATAGCTTGCTTCAATTTGGTCAG AACGTTGCATTTGACTTACTCCTGGAGTCCCTTGTTGCGAGGGGACACCATCAAG CTCCTGAAAGAATTAAGTTGATGGATCCTTGTTCTCCTAGAGGATACCCACACAACTTAATGTCATTGAAGCTCTCCCCCAGTAGTTTATCAGATAGGACTAGGCACCTATCGTCTCTTTATCCCAGCGGTAACTTCTCAGAATGCAGGTCTGCCTCACTATCATTGTTGCAGAAAGACAAAG AGAGTTGCCCTTATAAAAGCTGCTACATTGGGTCTACATTTATGCCCAAGCTCCAGGGGAATTTTTTGGCTACAGAAAATTTTTTCTATACTTCCAGG TTTTTTGGTTTGCCCCCAAAAGCTTTTCTTTCTGATCTTATGGCTGCTGGGAAAAGTTTTTGTGAAGAGGACTGGTCAAGTTTGAAAAGCAAATACCCCTCCCTTCAAGAGGAGGACTTGCATCGTTATTGCTTCTCTTCAGCGTATATATTGGCATTACTTCATGATAGTCTTGGAATTGCTTTGGACGATGATAG GATTGGATATGCTAATCAAGTTGAAAACATTCCACTTGATTGGGCATTGGGAGCATTCATCTTGCAGAGCACAGCTGAGTTGGACAAAGAGCATTCTGGGTGGTTTGCAAATATGTTCAGTGAGGACTCTCTCATTTTGCTTCTCTTCTTTGCCTTTTTCATTTTGGTGATGTTCACCGCATGGTATGTGTCAAAGTGGAGAAAGCCACAATTGAAGACTGTGTATGATCTAGAGAAAGGAAAGTACATAGTCACACGTGTTGgtagatgttcatag
- the LOC125869076 gene encoding uncharacterized protein LOC125869076: protein MAALKSINSVTSPARITKLTFLPTPTWFQPKPIFQQVKTKRIRLFPAQSSSKPNTNQGNAADGSLLNDPISRIQPQPTSNQPPSPSISSFSQGLVFDLGQKDSWDSSEIGSPVVKRYLSDDEERWYMWYHGRGSNGKESIGLAVSSNGVHWERGEIVLNCGDNWWGFDTQSIRPSEVVIMSSAKVRANSSVYWLYYTGFGSEKIETLEDSDIPRFGNGDGEIYKSLPGLAMSQDGRHWARIEGEHHSGALFDVGLDGEWDSLFIGSPKVVYHSNGDLRMYYHSYDVEKGCFAIGIARSRDGMKWLKLGKIIGGGGGIGGFDELGVLNPHVIRNRKDGKYLMVYEGVDGNGRRSIGMAISSDGLKGWRRVEENDPLLKRCEEGGWDSEGVGSPYLVEMDGDDQDHEWRLYYRGIGKDGRSGIGMAMSQGNEFKSFQRWKGFHL, encoded by the coding sequence ATGGCAGCTCTCAAATCCATAAACTCCGTTACATCTCCAGCAAGAATTACCAAGCTAACATTTTTACCAACCCCCACATGGTTTCAACCCAAACCCATCTTCCAACAAGTCAAAACCAAAAGAATTAGACTATTTCCAGCTCAATCCAGTTCAAAACCAAACACAAATCAAGGAAATGCAGCAGATGGATCCTTGTTAAATGACCCAATTTCAAGAATCCAACCAcaacccacttcaaatcaacctCCATCTCCTTCAATTTCATCGTTTTCGCAGGGTTTAGTTTTTGATTTAGGGCAAAAAGATTCTTGGGATAGCTCTGAAATTGGTTCACCTGTAGTGAAAAGATACCTTAGTGATGATGAAGAGAGATGGTACATGTGGTACCATGGGAGGGGTAGTAATGGTAAAGAGTCAATTGGTTTAGCTGTTTCTAGTAATGGGGTTCATTGGGAAAGGGGTGAAATTGTGTTGAATTGTGGTGATAATTGGTGGGGTTTTGATACACAAAGTATTAGGCCAAGTGAGGTTGTGATTATGTCAAGTGCTAAAGTAAGAGCTAATAGCTCTGTTTATTGGCTTTACTATACTGGTTTTGGTTCTGaaaagattgaaactttagaaGATTCAGATATACCGCGATTTGGGAATGGAGATGGAGAGATTTATAAGTCGTTGCCCGGATTAGCAATGAGCCAAGATGGTAGGCATTGGGCAAGAATTGAAGGGGAACATCATTCTGGTGCCTTATTTGATGTTGGTTTAGATGGTGAATGGGATTCTTTGTTTATAGGTTCACCAAAGGTAGTTTACCATAGTAATGGCGATTTAAGAATGTATTACCATTCATATGACGTCGAAAAAGGGTGTTTTGCAATTGGGATAGCAAGGTCAAGAGATGGAATGAAATGGTTAAAGCTAGGGAAGATTataggaggaggaggaggtatTGGTGGTTTTGATGAACTAGGAGTGTTGAATCCACATGTTATACGAAATCGAAAAGATGGGAAATATTTGATGGTTTATGAAGGTGTAGATGGAAATGGGAGGAGGAGTATAGGGATGGCAATATCTTCTGATGGATTAAAGGGATGgagaagagttgaagaaaatGATCCATTGTTGAAGAGATGTGAAGAAGGGGGGTGGGATAGTGAAGGGGTGGGATCACCATATCTTGTTGAAATGGATGGAGATGATCAAGATCATGAATGGAGATTGTATTATAGAGGGATTGGGAAAGATGGAAGAAGTGGTATTGGGATGGCAATGTCTCAAGgaaatgaattcaagagttttcAAAGGTGGAAAGGGTTTCATTTGTAA
- the LOC125867759 gene encoding transcription factor MYB16-like, which produces MGRSKCCDEEGLKKGPWTHEEDQKLLSFIDKHGCGSWRGLPAKAGLQRCGKSCRLRWINYLRPDIKRGKFSLQEERTIIHLHALLGNRWSAIATYLPSRTDNEIKNYWNSRLKKRLTKMGIDPMTHKPNGAAGSSKYVANLSHMAEWESARLEAEARLVRKSKILFNNNNNSHNYNINPTTISQQLPYYQQPPCLDILKAWQMTTTKLPTINDISHAILLNNSRNKNLESSIPSTLNSSENIFANNVPTTTKVGDDHQNLHNLSTINSCFEDDQLQTELPSFMQEFSGVFPEYTQNSTNGLQVDNIMGSFYGDFEDNKLINWNNFPNYLVNSPIGSPVF; this is translated from the exons ATGGGAAGATCCAAATGTTGTGATGAAGAAGGATTGAAGAAAGGTCCATGGACACATGAAGAAGACCAAAAACTATTGTCTTTTATTGATAAACATGGTTGTGGTAGCTGGAGGGGTTTGCCTGCGAAAGCTG GTCTACAAAGATGTGGGAAGAGTTGTAGGCTAAGATGGATAAACTATCTAAGACCTGATATCAAGAGAGGAAAATTCAGCTTACAAGAAGAAAGAACCATCATTCACCTTCATGCTCTTCTTGGAAATAG ATGGTCAGCAATAGCAACTTACTTGCCAAGCAGAACAGACAACGAGATAAAAAACTATTGGAACTCCCGTCTGAAGAAGAGGTTAACCAAAATGGGAATTGATCCAATGACACACAAACCAAATGGTGCTGCAGGCTCATCAAAATATGTTGCAAACCTTAGTCACATGGCTGAATGGGAAAGTGCAAGACTAGAAGCAGAAGCTAGACTTGTTCGAAAATCGAAAATTCTcttcaataacaacaacaatagtcaCAATTACAACATTAACCCTACTACAATTTCACAACAATTACCTTATTATCAACAACCTCCTTGTCTAGACATATTGAAAGCATGGCAAATGACTACCACAAAATTACCAACAATAAATGATATTAGTCATGCCATTCTTCTTAATAATTCAAGGAACAAAAACCTCGAATCATCGATACCATCAACGTTAAATTCCTCTGAGAATATTTTCGCGAACAACGTACCAACTACTACAAAAGTTGGTGATGATCATCAAAATCTTCATAATTTGTCTACAATCAACTCATGTTTTGAAGATGATCAACTCCAAACAGAACTTCCAAGTTTCATGCAGGAATTTTCAGGGGTATTTCCGGAATATACACAAAATTCAACAAATGGATTGCAAGTGGATAATATTATGGGAAGCTTCTATGGAGATTTTGAAGATAACAAGTTAATTAATTGGAATAATTTCCCTAATTATTTGGTTAATTCACCAATTGGTTCTCCGGTATTTTAA